TTCTGTCTCAGTATTAGGACTACGAGGTGGCAGGAACCTTGATCGCATACAGAGGACTTATTATCAGGGGGGCTTTCTTGCTGGTGAGGATGAAGATAGCTGTATTTTGTATTGTAGTGTGCTgtactgttttttgtttgtctgcagaCTGTCAGTCCTTttgtgtttgattaaaataaatctttatttaatgtgatcaaaaacaaagttgtaaatatgtttagaaGAGAGCAGGTCCTTTACAAAGTAAGGGTTTAAATGAGGTTCAGCTTGTTTGTGGATACCTGTTTGTGGATGGTGTTTAAAATGAGGGCTAACCTTCAGGCATCCAGTGTTTCATGAACCATACAATATTTCGAAAGgttcaaaaaaaatgtttcttgtaaACACTCATTCACCAAAGACTGGTTTCCTCGGAGCTGCTTAatcatacatacagtacatacacacagtcacacacgcACAGCTTCTTGTGATTACAtgcaaaaaaacagacattcaagGAAGGATTTAGAGCTTATGTACATACACTGGAAAAGGGCATATGCAAACAATCACTGTTGCCCAACCACAATTCTCTTTTTTGTGTTCATAATGTAGGTTTTTCCCTTTCTCTCCAGGCCCTGTCACATTACCGAAAGGCAACACGCTGGGCCTTCCCTTCCAGAAAGAGTCACTGCTGGGCATGGTATCAAATCCCACAGAGGTGTTCTGCTCCGTACCGGGCCGCCTTTCCTTGTTGAGCTCCACATCCAAGTACAAGGTTACTGTGGCTGAAGTCCAGAGGCGTTTGTCACCCCCGGAGTGCCTGAACGCATCACTCCTGGGAGGAGTTTTACGCAGGTCGAGGCTTAAATTCATTTATCATGACAGCTTGACTGGAttgaatatacattttttttcccttcttgaCCTGATTTTACTTTCAACCTTAAATGTTATATGTCTTCTATCTGTAAGTCATTATAAAAACCTTAGATATAAATCATAATAACACAATAGAATATTAGCCATAGCTCAAAGCTCAGTAGCTCATggaaaatactttgttttttaaagttcagcTTGGCGTGTgctctttttatgtattttacaagGCATTCCGTGTTCTAACATGttagtctgaaaagtgtgtgaTTGTGTTTGCTGATGTTTGCATGATGTATAGTTTTATCTGCGCTATAGCAGTTGCTCTTTTGTCACAGATGTTACAGTGACAGTCTGTTGAAGAGGTGGGGTGGGGGTTACCATTTGTGCTTAACACCCCTGATCAGAgcaattatttttgtcaaagtgCATGTTTGCCACTTCCCATGTGCCTTTGTTAATGTTGACATACACAGCGCTTTTTATGTAGGTCAAATACTTAAGGGAGGGGGCTTGTAAGTACAGAAACCGGGGCTGAAGGGGAGTGCGTTGAGATGATGGGGGGGGTCGGGAGGATTTAGTCACACATGCCTCTCTAAAGATCTCTCACCCACAATATAGAGGGAGAGATGTCGGCCTGACCATGCAGAAAACTGACTCTGCCATGGCAAGTTAAGAGTATGAGAGCCTCTACAAATGCATGTTTGAGTGATGgatctgtttcatttttgaatcattcgaatttttttttgtttttcttttagattagGAGaagcactttatattttagaatattaaaCCTGGAGTGAGACCTTCTTTTCCATGATATTCCTGCACTACTAAAATTTCACAcactaattattttcttttaatgttcaattttcttaaataattatcaccaaaactcataaaataatagaaaatactATCAAATAGTAttggtgagattttttttcttaaaatgaaataatgtcCATCTAAAATCTGTTGCTGCTTTCAAGGATTTGgactcagtttgtttttatgtcgtCCTGCAGAGCCAAGTCAAAAAATGGAGGTCGTTCTCTGCGAGAGAAGCTGGATAAAATTGGGCTTAATTTGCCTGCTGGAAGAAGGAAGGCGGCCAATGTCACTCTACTTACCTCACTTGTAGAAGGTATGACGCATCACTCGGTAGCATATCGTACCTTTCTGACTTTTACTGCATCTTACACCGGCTGGAATGCTGCTCAGATAGCGTGGGAATGTACGAGTGTCATTCTCCTCAGCatagtgtgtttttattagagcGCAATCATAAAACAATTCAAGCCGCCTGTCAATCAGCTTTGTTCTTGAGAGAGGTGTTTAAGTAGCTAGCAGTATGTATGAATTAGGTGATCTTTTGCATGGATGAGTAGCCTCTCCAGTTGGTCAAAATAAGAATAGAAGAAACGATTTGCCAATGgcaattttttacttttgtcttgAGCTGATAAAAACATGTCCATGAGGCATTCAGGCTTTATTCTCTAAGCTGTTCTTCTGTAAACAACTATCTGAATCCACCAAAAAGAAATGGACTGACAGACAACCTCTAACTAGCAAACTTCTCTCAGAAATAAGTCCTTCTCTGTTTAGTGTTGGAAgagtaaaatctatttttatatttggttGTTACTGCTTagtaaaaaatacttattttgttttcaaaatccCAAACAAGACAACACCAGTTTTTAATTACATactctgattattattattttgtattttttttaatgcaaaccaGCCAAGATCCCCTCATACCAAGTTTTATTGGTGTAGTACTCTTTATGGCATGAGCAATAGGCAAGATAAAAATTTGTCACCTTGTATATGGCAGATGCATCTTGATAGGGTTAGACTTTCATATGATCACAGTATCACTTTCAAACCGCCTACCTGCCGCTGGCTGAAGCcggatattttttttccctctctacATTCccattcatttttataaataggCTAATGATTCTATGCAGGAGAATGACTGGAGGcctgttttatttcaagacctTCAAAGCTGAATTAAGCCTTGTTATGTTGTGTTCAGCTCTCCAGGAGGGCCAGCTGACCTTAAAGCTTGTGCTTCTGAACATCTGCCTGAATCCTGTTAGTTATGTGCAAGACTATCAAAAAAGCATAGCTTGAGGTGCTTTATGCCCTCAGTATTACCATTTATCCACATAAGCCCATTATGACAGTGCAAATCAAAGCAACctcaagatggaaataaacttCTTCCATTGGCTTTGTTTTCCACAGGCAAGAGGTCTTAACACTAGCAATCATCCTCCAGGTTAACAGATTCTGTTTAGATGGCTTTCTTCCCAACAGGTTGAAATGTAGGGTTGGCAATACTATTGTGTGAATAGATAAATTATAGATCTTGATACATTTACAAGTCACATTTGAAAATTTGATATTATCATATAGTGTGAGATAGTAACATAAGAACAACACAAATGTAGTCGTAAAGAAATCATCAAAAATCCACATTTAGATGTCATGGTCATTGGACAACAGAATCGGAAACCAGtcatgaaagaataaaagtgcttatttgatttttatttcacatttgaaaCCTCATAGCtctagtttaatttatttttcaacaagtaaataaaagcagacaaataataatgtcaaaaataagcACTGATCTAACATTTGGATTAGTTTGGGCAAAGTGtttaaggaaaaaatattttttacaaattatttttcattcctAGCTCAGTGTGGAAAACACTCATCTTTACAATatgtttgtaaatatattaCAGGGTGGCGCATATTCACTGTTCACTGGGACAGGGGGTACAAATATGAAATAAGCATATTTCCATGTCTCTTTGCCAGTAATTgtatgtttgttatttaaaatcaggaaaataaaaacaaaagtctgacCCAATTTAAACTGTTGCTCATACATTTTGATCAAAGAtgagaaaatttaattaaatttaatatttcacatCTTCATTACTTGTGTCTTAAGAGTAAAGCCTTTCAACTTAGCATTCACAGACTAAGGAAAAGGTGTAATTCAGAACCATTGGAGGTAATATTTGGAAGTCTGCCGTTTTTGCTTATAGACTCTGTCCTCGTTGAACATAGCTTCTAAAAGAACTTAAATAGGTGTAAGAAAACATGACTCATGCCACCAAAGTGCATGTTAATCATGTTGAGCTCAGACCAGAAGAGCCACTGTTGTCACTTCTACCCGGTTTAGAATTCCAAACCCTAATTACTGCAGTTGTTTTGGAAGGAATGAGAGTAGCAGTCAGAgggaattgttttcttttcatccaaCTCTTTAAACAACAGTATGAACTTTTCCCTTCGTGTGCAAGAATATGGTGTGATTTTAGAGTAGGTTTTGGGGAGTTGTCTGGAAGAAGAAATGTCTTGTGTCTGGTGGTTTGAGCTAACAACAactgatttttgatttttgtttccacagGTGAAGCTGTTCATTTAGCAAGAGACTTTGGTTATGTATGCGAGACTGAGTTTCCTGCAAAGGCAATAGCTGAATACTTGGGCAGGCCCCATGTGGAGCGCAACGAGGTCAACTCTCGCAAGAACATGCTCCTCGCTGCTAAGTCAGTATTTCTAATTTGTGGTTTGCATCTTATTTGCACGCATTTATTCACTTGTAACAGAGTCAAGTTGCaacttaccttttttttttttagtttttcaaagcCTGTTTTTGCTCTGTTATTTTGGCAGTAGAGCAGCTACCTTATTGAAACACCCACTGTGTTATCTATTGGGTCGGCTTTCAGGCCAAGTATATTATTGCATCTATCCTGACTGGTTTCTCTACCCTCAGGCAAATCTGCAAAGAATTTACTGACCTGCTCACACAGGACCGGTCACCGTTAGGAAACTCAAGGCCGGCGCCCATCTTGGAGCCTGGAATCCAGGGCTGCCTGACTCATTTCAGCCTCATCACTCATGGATTTGGTTCTCCAGCCATATGCGCTGCAATGACCTCCCTCCAGAACTACCTAAATGAGGCGCTCAAACAAGTGGACAAGATGTACTTGAGTTCTGGCAGTGAAACCCAGGGATCCTCGGAGAGCGGGAGCAAGTCCACTGACAAGATGGACAAGCACAGGAAATGAGAGCTCAAAAGGAGAAAACCTGAATTTCACAATCACAGAATACACTCATTCTTGCTGCCCTCTCCCTGTTTTGGA
Above is a genomic segment from Xiphophorus couchianus chromosome 20, X_couchianus-1.0, whole genome shotgun sequence containing:
- the tfap2c gene encoding transcription factor AP-2 gamma isoform X1 — translated: MLWKLADNVKYEEDCEERHDGNSNGNSRLPHLPAVSQHLYSPSPSLSHSAGSDFQPPYFPPPYQPISYPQSTDPYSHLSDPFNINSIHQSPSSNQQQPSWPGRQGQDGLGRSGLASQILGLEGGSSGVRREGFRRPELLPPHSLDSSVIGDNMGIHDMGPGLEDVQHVDDHSIIMPDQTVIKKVLGLRGGRNLDRIQRTYYQGGFLAGPVTLPKGNTLGLPFQKESLLGMVSNPTEVFCSVPGRLSLLSSTSKYKVTVAEVQRRLSPPECLNASLLGGVLRRAKSKNGGRSLREKLDKIGLNLPAGRRKAANVTLLTSLVEGEAVHLARDFGYVCETEFPAKAIAEYLGRPHVERNEVNSRKNMLLAAKQICKEFTDLLTQDRSPLGNSRPAPILEPGIQGCLTHFSLITHGFGSPAICAAMTSLQNYLNEALKQVDKMYLSSGSETQGSSESGSKSTDKMDKHRK
- the tfap2c gene encoding transcription factor AP-2 gamma isoform X3 translates to MLWKLADNVKYEEDCEERHDGNSNGNSRLPHLPAVSQHLYSPSPSLSHSAGSDFQPPYFPPPYQPISYPQSTDPYSHLSDPFNINSIHQSPSSNQQQPSWPGRQGQDGLGRSGLASQILGLEGGSSGVRREGFRRPELLPPHSLDSSVIGDNMGIHDMGPGLEDVQHVDDHSIIMPDQTVIKKGPVTLPKGNTLGLPFQKESLLGMVSNPTEVFCSVPGRLSLLSSTSKYKVTVAEVQRRLSPPECLNASLLGGVLRRAKSKNGGRSLREKLDKIGLNLPAGRRKAANVTLLTSLVEGEAVHLARDFGYVCETEFPAKAIAEYLGRPHVERNEVNSRKNMLLAAKQICKEFTDLLTQDRSPLGNSRPAPILEPGIQGCLTHFSLITHGFGSPAICAAMTSLQNYLNEALKQVDKMYLSSGSETQGSSESGSKSTDKMDKHRK
- the tfap2c gene encoding transcription factor AP-2 gamma isoform X2 — protein: MSVLERIDWRERHDGNSNGNSRLPHLPAVSQHLYSPSPSLSHSAGSDFQPPYFPPPYQPISYPQSTDPYSHLSDPFNINSIHQSPSSNQQQPSWPGRQGQDGLGRSGLASQILGLEGGSSGVRREGFRRPELLPPHSLDSSVIGDNMGIHDMGPGLEDVQHVDDHSIIMPDQTVIKKVLGLRGGRNLDRIQRTYYQGGFLAGPVTLPKGNTLGLPFQKESLLGMVSNPTEVFCSVPGRLSLLSSTSKYKVTVAEVQRRLSPPECLNASLLGGVLRRAKSKNGGRSLREKLDKIGLNLPAGRRKAANVTLLTSLVEGEAVHLARDFGYVCETEFPAKAIAEYLGRPHVERNEVNSRKNMLLAAKQICKEFTDLLTQDRSPLGNSRPAPILEPGIQGCLTHFSLITHGFGSPAICAAMTSLQNYLNEALKQVDKMYLSSGSETQGSSESGSKSTDKMDKHRK
- the tfap2c gene encoding transcription factor AP-2 gamma isoform X4 yields the protein MSVLERIDWRERHDGNSNGNSRLPHLPAVSQHLYSPSPSLSHSAGSDFQPPYFPPPYQPISYPQSTDPYSHLSDPFNINSIHQSPSSNQQQPSWPGRQGQDGLGRSGLASQILGLEGGSSGVRREGFRRPELLPPHSLDSSVIGDNMGIHDMGPGLEDVQHVDDHSIIMPDQTVIKKGPVTLPKGNTLGLPFQKESLLGMVSNPTEVFCSVPGRLSLLSSTSKYKVTVAEVQRRLSPPECLNASLLGGVLRRAKSKNGGRSLREKLDKIGLNLPAGRRKAANVTLLTSLVEGEAVHLARDFGYVCETEFPAKAIAEYLGRPHVERNEVNSRKNMLLAAKQICKEFTDLLTQDRSPLGNSRPAPILEPGIQGCLTHFSLITHGFGSPAICAAMTSLQNYLNEALKQVDKMYLSSGSETQGSSESGSKSTDKMDKHRK